A region of Chelonoidis abingdonii isolate Lonesome George chromosome 8, CheloAbing_2.0, whole genome shotgun sequence DNA encodes the following proteins:
- the LSG1 gene encoding large subunit GTPase 1 homolog, producing the protein MSSDKENIILLNKADLLSREQRVAWAQFFEREGVKVVFWSALAEGMRLSAEPKGLELEEASDSEDGRSSEEEHRALQSGAESTVRGNTLHLENRVLGSDDDDSDEYEDCEEEEDAWQTCSEDDNEEEINASNPSCMESRTDRALVQGPAPLQSRHISNLSHLVQKNELLEIFRTIHTGKKVKEGEVTVGLVGYPNVGKSSTINTILGNKKVSVSATPGHTKHFQTLYVEPGLCLCDCPGLVMPSFVSTKAEMICCGILPIDQMRDHVPPISLICQRIPRHVLEATYGINIIRPREDEEPDRQPTSEELLTAYGYMRGFMTAHGQPDQPRSARYVLKDYVSGKLLYCLPPPGIDPNDFQHQHERYMQHRAMQGNAEKPQRNQNTKQIENVVDKTFFHQENVRALTKGVQTVMGYKPGSGPVSLAASSSENVRGKPWKKHGNKNKKEKVRRITKHLDA; encoded by the exons ATGAGCAGCGACAAAGAGAACATCATTCTGCTAAACAAGGCGGATTTGCTGAGCAGAGAGCAGCGCGTGGCTTGGGCGCAGTTCTTTGAGAGAGAAGGTGTTAAAGTTGTGTTCTGGTCAGCCTTGGCAGAAGGCATGCGGCTGAGTGCTGAACCTAAG GGACTAGAACTTGAGGAGGCAAGTGACTCTGAAGATGGCAGGTCTAGTGAGGAAGAGCACAGAGCCCTGCAGAGCGGTGCAGAAAGCACAGTCAGGGGTAACACTCTGCATCTTGAAAACAGAGTCCTGGGTAGTGATGACGATGATAGTGATGAATATGAGGActgtgaagaggaggaggatgcctGGCAGACCTGTTCTGAAGATGATAATGAGGAAGAAATAAATGCCAGTAACCCAAGCTGTATGGAAAGCAGGACTGACAGGGCTTTAGTGCAGGGCCCAGCGCCACTGCAGAGCAGGCACATCAGTAACTTAAGCCACTTGGTACAGAAAAACGAACTGCTAGAGATATTCAGAACGATACATACTGGGAAGAAGGTGAAGGAGGGAGAGGTCACAGTAGGGCTG GTGGGTTACCCTAATGTTGGTAAGAGCTCAACAATCAACACAATCCTTGGAAACAAGAAAGTGTCGGTGTCTGCCACGCCAGGTCACACAAAGCACTTTCAG ACTCTGTATGTGGAGCCTGGCCTATGTCTCTGTGATTGTCCCGGTCTGGTGATGCCATCCTTCGTCTCTACAAAGGCAGAGATGATCTGCTGTGGAATTTTGCCTATAGATCAAATGAGAGACCATGTTCCAcctatctctcta ATTTGCCAGCGTATCCCACGACATGTTTTAGAAGCAACCTATGGAATAAATATCATAAGACCCAGAGAAGATGAGGAGCCAGATCGCCAGCCAACATCTGAAGAGCTGCTAACAGCATATGGCT ATATGAGAGGATTTATGACAGCGCATGGGCAGCCGGACCAGCCAAGATCAGCTCGTTATGTGTTGAAAGATTACGTCAGT GGTAAGCTCTTGTATTGCCTTCCTCCTCCTGGCATTGACCCAAACGACTTCCAACACCAGCACGAAAGATACATGCAGCACAGAGCTATGCAGGGCAATGCAGAAAAGCCCCAAAGGAATCAGAACACAAAACAAATTGAGAATGTGGtggacaaaacatttttccacCAG gAGAATGTCCGTGCTCTGACGAAAGGTGTCCAGACTGTGATGGGATATAAACCTGGCAGCGGGCCTGTATCTTTGGCTGCATCCAGCTCTGAGAATGTCAGAGGAAAGCCCTGGAAAAAAcatgggaacaaaaacaaaaaggagaaggTTCGCAGAATCACCAAGCACCTAGATGCATAG